Proteins from a genomic interval of Paenibacillus sp. RC334:
- a CDS encoding D-alanine--D-alanine ligase, which yields MAKQKLTVGLVYGGKSGEHEVSLQTAYAVLNAFDYEKYEIIPFYITKAGDWSRGSLLDAPLASVEQLKLERAEGSTKAALDTLFGKLYGEQTLDVLFPLLHGTFGEDGTIQGLFEMADMPYVGAGVLASAAGMDKGVMKKLFEHAGLPQVKYCYFNSTQWEQTSHDLVRKMETELGYPCFVKPANLGSSVGISKATNREELEKAVELALQFDLKVIVEEYVDAREIEVSVLGNDEPIASVPGEIVSSSDYYDYAAKYTDGQSEMLIPAPLDEEVADRIREAALQAFRALEGCGISRADFFVRRSDGHIFINEVNTMPGFTPFSMYPLLWRETGVSYQSLLDRMIALALERYERRSALHYENS from the coding sequence ATGGCAAAACAAAAATTGACCGTAGGGCTGGTGTACGGCGGCAAATCAGGCGAACATGAGGTTTCGCTGCAAACGGCGTATGCGGTACTGAACGCTTTTGATTATGAGAAATATGAGATTATTCCTTTTTATATTACAAAGGCTGGCGATTGGAGCAGAGGGTCGCTGCTTGACGCACCTTTGGCTTCCGTAGAGCAATTGAAGCTGGAGCGTGCAGAGGGCAGTACGAAGGCGGCATTAGATACGTTGTTCGGCAAGCTGTACGGAGAGCAGACGCTGGATGTGCTGTTCCCGCTGCTGCATGGCACCTTTGGTGAAGACGGAACAATTCAGGGCTTGTTCGAAATGGCGGATATGCCATATGTCGGTGCGGGAGTGCTGGCTTCTGCCGCAGGGATGGACAAAGGCGTCATGAAGAAGCTGTTTGAGCATGCGGGACTGCCCCAAGTGAAATACTGTTATTTTAATAGTACACAATGGGAGCAAACCAGCCATGACCTCGTGCGCAAGATGGAAACCGAGTTAGGGTACCCGTGCTTCGTCAAGCCGGCGAATCTGGGATCAAGTGTCGGCATTTCCAAAGCCACTAACCGGGAAGAGCTGGAAAAGGCAGTCGAGCTGGCTTTGCAATTTGATCTGAAGGTCATTGTGGAGGAGTATGTTGATGCCCGCGAGATCGAGGTCAGCGTACTCGGCAACGACGAGCCTATTGCTTCGGTACCGGGCGAAATTGTATCGTCCAGCGACTATTACGATTATGCTGCCAAATACACGGACGGCCAATCGGAAATGCTCATTCCGGCACCGTTGGACGAGGAAGTGGCGGATCGTATCCGTGAAGCCGCATTGCAAGCATTCCGCGCTCTGGAGGGCTGCGGGATTTCCCGTGCCGATTTCTTCGTCAGACGTTCGGACGGACATATTTTTATTAATGAAGTAAACACGATGCCAGGCTTTACGCCGTTCAGTATGTATCCATTGCTGTGGAGAGA